The Lipingzhangella halophila genome segment CCTCGTGGGCCTCGGCCATCTTTTCGGCGAGAACGCAGGTTCTGCGGCACTGCTCGGGGGAGAGCGCCCCGAGTCCTTGCTGCCGGATCTCGCGGCACTGGTAGGGGGCCGCCGCCCCGTCGACCGCCTCGACGATTTGCAGCAGCGTGACCTCGCCGGCGGACCGCGCGAGCCGGAACCCGCCCCGAGGCCCCGTCGTCGCGTCCAGCACGCCGGCTCTGACCAGGGTCTGCAACTGCTTGGCGAGGTAGGGCGCCGGCAGGTCGAAGTACATGGCGAGCTGGGCCGCCGAAGCGGTGGAATCCGGCTCGAGCTGCGCCAGTGTCGTGGCGCAGTGCAGCACCCATTCGGTACTGGAGGGCAACTTCATACCCCCCACCATATCGTGTATATTATGGATCTATTTAGTCCGAGATAGGGGCATGGGTGCCCCCGAAGAAAGGACGAGCACCATGCGGATCGCAGTCGCCGGGGCGACGGGCAACATCGGTTCACGCACCGCCGCGGCTCTCGAACGGGACGGGCATGACGTGGTGCGCATCAGCCGCGCCCACGGTGTGGACCTGCTGACCGGTGAAGGGCTGGATGACGCCCTCAGCGGCGCTGACGCGGTCGTCGACGCCACCAATGGGCCCGGGGCCGACGAGGTGGCCTACCTCGGCGCCATGACCCGCAGCCTGCTCGCGGCTGAGGAGCGCGCCGGTGTGCGGCACCACGTCCTGCTCTCGATCGTGGGGATCGACCGGGTCGAGGGCAACGCGCACTACGCCGGCAAGTTGGAGCAGGAACGCCTGGTCACCGCCGGAACGGTGGGGTGGACGATCGTCCGGGCCACCCAGTTCCACGACTTCGCCGCGATGGTGACCAGCTGGACCGAACAGGACGGTGCGGCCACGCTCGCGCCGCTGCTCGTGCAGCCGATCGCGCCCGCCGATACCGGCGAGATCCTCGCCGAGACCGCCGTGGGCGAGCCGCGGCGCGGCCACATCGAGATCGCCGGCCCCGAGACTCAGGACCTCGTCGACATGGCCCGGCGCACCAACGAAGCACGCGGCCGCACCGTGCGGCTCGTGCCAACATGGTCGGCGGTGTTCGGCCCGACGATGGCCGGAAACGTGCTGCTGCCCAGTGAGGGCGCCCGCATCGCGCCGACCACCTTCGAGACGTGGCTCGCCGAACAGCGCTAGCGGACCACGCACGCTGAGCCGCCGGCCCGTGGCGCCTTGCTCGGCAACAACCGTCACCGGGGCCGATCTGGCCGCACAGGCGAGACTGGGGGGCAGAAAACGCACGTTTTCTGCCCCACCACGATGCCGCGCAAGATTGGCTCGGCTGATTCGTGAGGCAGTGGCCCTGGACGGATTCACCCTTTCCGCGAAAGGGCGCCGGAACACTTTCCCGATTCTTCCGTCGACGTTCCCGGGGATCGGAATCACCGGCCGCGTGCTGGTTTTCCGGGCGCACGGGACATGCGCGGCGCGGTGCGCGACACAGGCGCTATCCAGGCGTGCCCGGTGGCCGGTTTCCCCGGGGATAGCGCACACACGCCTGGAAATCGCATACACGCTCGGCCGGGTGGGACTTCCCATGCGACACGTGGCCCCGAGCCCCACCCGGCGTGCTCACCCGGTGAGGGGCGAGCGCGAAAGGTTAGAGATTGCCGGCGCCGGCGCCCTCGGAGACGATGGCCGGGATCTCCTCGGCATCGTCGGGTGCGTAGTCGTAGGGCACGGGCTCGACGTCGCCCTCGGTCTCGGGCTCACCGGAGCCCTCGAAGACGTTGCCGGTGGCGACCAGCCGCCCGGCGTCAGAGGACGCGTAGCCGACGTGGGTGGGGTTGTCGACGTTCTCGAAGTAGTTGGCCTCGACGAGGACACCGGCGTCCATGGTCGAGGCGACACCGTACTCTTCGTTGTCGCGGTAGTAGTTGTTGAACACGTGCACGGTCTCACCGAAGCGCACCCGCGGGTGGCGGCTGTCGCTGCCGTCGAAGAAGTTGTGGTGGTAGGTCACCCGCAGGTGCCCGCTGTCCTCGGTGTGGTCGTC includes the following:
- a CDS encoding SDR family oxidoreductase; the encoded protein is MRIAVAGATGNIGSRTAAALERDGHDVVRISRAHGVDLLTGEGLDDALSGADAVVDATNGPGADEVAYLGAMTRSLLAAEERAGVRHHVLLSIVGIDRVEGNAHYAGKLEQERLVTAGTVGWTIVRATQFHDFAAMVTSWTEQDGAATLAPLLVQPIAPADTGEILAETAVGEPRRGHIEIAGPETQDLVDMARRTNEARGRTVRLVPTWSAVFGPTMAGNVLLPSEGARIAPTTFETWLAEQR
- a CDS encoding RrF2 family transcriptional regulator, translated to MKLPSSTEWVLHCATTLAQLEPDSTASAAQLAMYFDLPAPYLAKQLQTLVRAGVLDATTGPRGGFRLARSAGEVTLLQIVEAVDGAAAPYQCREIRQQGLGALSPEQCRRTCVLAEKMAEAHEAWRSSLAAVSLADILATLPSGAPQRTRARLAHSR